Proteins from one Natrinema salinisoli genomic window:
- a CDS encoding DoxX family protein, with product MTKTEAADTPPSFLGRALYGGILAYMAVDGFKSNDKRVAIAEEKGVPMPDVLVPFVTGMLFVANLGVILWKFPRASAGALITFFLSTTPFIHNFWTMEGKERQGNKINFLKNLALLGGAIVLLDEASEE from the coding sequence ATGACTAAGACTGAAGCAGCGGACACGCCGCCGTCGTTCCTCGGACGGGCGCTGTACGGTGGTATCCTCGCGTACATGGCCGTCGACGGGTTCAAGAGCAACGACAAACGTGTCGCTATCGCCGAGGAGAAGGGCGTCCCGATGCCCGACGTACTTGTCCCGTTCGTCACCGGTATGCTCTTCGTCGCGAATCTCGGAGTCATTCTCTGGAAGTTCCCGCGGGCGTCAGCCGGCGCGCTGATCACGTTCTTCCTCAGTACGACGCCGTTCATTCACAATTTCTGGACGATGGAAGGGAAGGAGCGACAGGGTAACAAGATCAACTTTCTCAAGAACCTCGCGCTTCTCGGCGGTGCGATCGTGCTTCTCGACGAAGCGTCAGAAGAGTAA
- a CDS encoding TetR/AcrR family transcriptional regulator: protein MSESREKVSSKDTRQVIMEATFRALSKHGYKDLRMRDIGDEMELTRQVIHYHFDGKYDLLSSFLEYVIDQYEGSVEVNEDAEVRTELNARIDQCLFGPEFEDFSHWERMKVYHELYTYAQNDGEHREIFNDHYDRIRGSIVEVVEEGIEEGTFEPVNADRMGQLITDVIHAARGRRISLGHEDAPEEARKAIDEFILDSLYASQAEDQSA, encoded by the coding sequence ATGAGCGAATCCCGCGAAAAGGTCTCCTCCAAAGACACCCGGCAGGTCATCATGGAAGCGACCTTCCGTGCCCTGAGCAAGCACGGGTACAAGGACCTGCGCATGCGTGACATCGGTGACGAGATGGAACTCACTCGGCAAGTCATCCACTACCACTTCGACGGCAAGTACGACCTCCTGTCGTCGTTCCTCGAGTACGTCATCGACCAGTACGAGGGAAGCGTCGAGGTCAACGAGGACGCCGAGGTCAGAACGGAACTCAATGCCCGGATCGACCAGTGTCTGTTCGGGCCGGAGTTCGAGGACTTCAGTCACTGGGAGCGAATGAAGGTGTACCACGAACTGTACACGTACGCCCAGAACGACGGCGAGCACCGAGAGATATTCAACGACCACTACGACCGGATTCGCGGCAGCATCGTCGAAGTCGTCGAAGAGGGCATCGAAGAGGGAACGTTCGAACCCGTCAACGCCGACCGCATGGGCCAGCTCATCACCGACGTCATCCACGCCGCCCGCGGCCGTCGGATCTCGCTGGGTCACGAGGACGCACCGGAAGAAGCTCGAAAGGCCATCGACGAGTTCATTCTCGATTCGTTGTACGCGTCACAGGCCGAGGATCAATCGGCTTGA
- a CDS encoding DUF499 domain-containing protein, whose translation MSTEGTPNTISDYVTLSQELREGSGTIKGQIRLYDVESDEETLESDVTRFFQRTLLTQGLEDSFKRLRDTLNGEDTDGTHEMYGPYGTGKSHQMVALYHAFANPETVGDWARGRIDGLAEALPDSATPIVVSLQKSQSDYLWEPFFDALDYEPDEDEFDDGGYPPIDMIQDAIGDRTVAFLVDELEDWFGSLQGRRKRANKGFLQALLETTSRPETELFAIVSVLREGSEVHDILSRQETVPVNMSNQVDIRDVLRHRLVGEITDEPGVRTLVEHYIETYADTDYVDLPEGLREDMLQTYPFHPELIDALKTRYFAETESGATRGMLFLFAKLLKDKHEETDLLTHGTVDAVGYIDELTRINVEHARPDRCYDDITDRLADANIGYGREILSTVLIYSLTPGLDEGATTGDIIQGTYHQGDRANDIIVNLERLQGEVYHLWETDDRYVIREDENPRSLVRNAARDIADDDAMALLGEDVESIFAGSTHAVGFSKDLGSVPDSQNIKLVVRNEPWDADSVAAVIKNQPAGRQWRNSLLFIQPSNDKKISPSDQQDKFLGKAKEVLGAEIRKDDPNLSEEIREEIDSLHDEYKDELRSRLTSAYGEVIDGNDLLNEFGYAAATPIESIVAEEPVLNHRNIERAMEADPFEIEQSIWAVVQDRLDNRSSTTIEDLYEQFLQNPRMPIPGDSNVVVNAVESELEDKPVLAHDGSEFKPQFRNLNQDTTLVLESTVDHWGVDEVEEELRRRFSGGTTEVDVGNFELELMQDIEIWIDGDSHDAVMRAVGRLAAEDKSVLVSGTEIIDMARSDATLRDVSNVTEIGTEEVRSQIEAVLEASGEADTSQVLTAIRGDSDVYLPKDETETAFRAAVTGLLSDGYKIKDDWSFLGSLGDRHPTRVVVVPWVSEENEQRILDDIHDMEDDRDFDVDEIQSNAVPEELEYAIRHFLLANLGEDEPAYVVGATGSTDSSEWFPGAGFKTDGTGRETFEYAGNSVSELRDEWLESDITGSVSYGSISYTTTDGTGGPGAFNEIGLSKVHADLQLELGQSHDTVTTIFEAFPESAGDIDVLIEFE comes from the coding sequence ATGAGTACTGAAGGAACTCCCAATACGATCAGCGACTACGTCACGCTGAGCCAGGAACTCCGCGAGGGTAGTGGCACGATCAAGGGGCAGATTCGCCTCTACGACGTCGAGAGCGACGAAGAGACGCTCGAATCCGACGTCACGCGGTTCTTCCAACGCACGCTTCTCACTCAGGGACTGGAAGACTCGTTCAAGCGTCTGCGGGACACGCTCAACGGCGAGGATACCGACGGGACCCACGAAATGTACGGCCCCTACGGGACCGGGAAGTCCCACCAGATGGTGGCACTCTATCACGCCTTCGCCAACCCGGAGACCGTCGGCGACTGGGCCAGGGGGCGCATCGATGGGCTGGCCGAAGCACTCCCCGACTCGGCCACCCCTATCGTCGTCTCGCTGCAGAAGAGCCAGTCGGACTACCTGTGGGAACCGTTCTTCGACGCGCTGGACTACGAACCCGACGAGGACGAGTTCGACGACGGGGGCTATCCTCCCATCGACATGATTCAGGACGCAATCGGCGACCGCACGGTTGCGTTCTTGGTCGACGAACTGGAGGACTGGTTCGGGTCGCTTCAGGGACGCCGCAAGCGCGCGAACAAGGGGTTCCTCCAGGCGCTCCTGGAGACGACGTCCCGTCCGGAAACGGAACTGTTCGCCATCGTCTCCGTACTCCGGGAGGGATCGGAGGTCCACGATATCCTCTCGCGCCAGGAGACAGTCCCAGTGAACATGTCCAACCAGGTCGACATCCGGGACGTGCTCCGCCACCGCCTGGTCGGGGAGATCACCGACGAGCCCGGCGTCCGGACGCTCGTGGAGCACTACATCGAGACGTATGCCGATACGGATTACGTCGACCTCCCGGAGGGACTCCGTGAAGACATGCTCCAGACGTATCCCTTCCACCCGGAGCTTATCGACGCGCTGAAAACGCGCTACTTCGCCGAGACCGAATCCGGAGCGACTCGCGGGATGCTCTTCTTGTTCGCCAAGCTCCTGAAGGACAAACACGAGGAGACGGACCTCCTGACCCACGGGACCGTCGACGCCGTCGGGTACATCGACGAACTCACTCGCATCAACGTCGAACACGCCCGTCCTGACCGCTGTTACGACGACATCACCGACCGCCTGGCGGACGCGAACATCGGCTACGGGCGGGAGATCCTGAGTACGGTCCTGATCTACTCGCTCACGCCCGGGCTGGACGAAGGAGCGACGACGGGTGATATCATCCAGGGCACCTACCACCAGGGTGACCGAGCGAACGACATCATCGTCAACCTCGAGCGCCTGCAGGGGGAGGTCTATCACCTATGGGAGACCGACGACCGATACGTCATCCGAGAGGACGAAAATCCCCGGTCGCTCGTCCGGAATGCCGCCAGAGATATCGCTGATGACGACGCTATGGCGCTGCTGGGCGAGGACGTTGAATCTATTTTCGCCGGGAGCACGCACGCTGTGGGCTTTTCGAAAGACCTGGGATCGGTCCCTGACAGCCAGAACATCAAGCTAGTCGTCCGGAACGAACCCTGGGACGCAGACAGCGTCGCGGCAGTCATCAAGAATCAGCCGGCGGGCCGCCAATGGCGCAACTCGCTATTGTTCATCCAGCCGAGCAACGACAAGAAGATCTCGCCGAGCGACCAACAGGATAAGTTCCTCGGCAAGGCAAAGGAAGTCCTCGGTGCCGAAATCCGCAAAGACGACCCGAACCTCAGTGAGGAGATCCGTGAGGAGATCGACAGCCTGCACGACGAGTATAAAGATGAGCTTCGCTCGCGGCTGACAAGCGCCTACGGTGAGGTGATCGACGGGAACGACCTCCTGAACGAGTTCGGCTACGCGGCGGCGACGCCCATAGAGAGCATCGTTGCCGAAGAGCCGGTTCTCAACCACCGGAATATCGAACGGGCGATGGAGGCTGACCCATTCGAAATTGAACAGAGCATCTGGGCGGTCGTGCAGGACCGGTTGGACAATAGATCTTCGACGACGATCGAGGATCTCTACGAACAGTTCCTCCAGAACCCGAGGATGCCAATCCCCGGTGACAGCAACGTCGTTGTCAACGCCGTCGAAAGTGAGTTGGAAGACAAGCCAGTGCTCGCCCACGATGGAAGTGAATTCAAGCCGCAGTTCCGTAATCTGAACCAGGACACGACGCTGGTCCTCGAGTCGACTGTGGATCACTGGGGGGTTGACGAGGTCGAGGAAGAGCTGCGACGGCGCTTCAGTGGCGGCACGACCGAGGTCGACGTGGGTAATTTCGAACTCGAGCTAATGCAGGACATCGAGATCTGGATCGATGGCGACTCACATGACGCCGTGATGCGGGCAGTAGGGCGGCTGGCAGCCGAGGACAAGTCTGTCCTCGTGTCGGGCACCGAGATTATCGACATGGCTCGCTCGGACGCCACACTCCGTGACGTCTCTAATGTTACCGAGATCGGGACGGAGGAGGTCCGGTCGCAAATCGAAGCGGTGCTCGAGGCCTCGGGCGAGGCAGACACCAGCCAGGTGCTGACAGCGATCCGCGGCGACTCCGATGTGTACCTCCCGAAAGACGAGACCGAGACCGCGTTCCGTGCTGCGGTGACTGGCCTTCTCTCAGACGGTTACAAGATTAAGGATGACTGGTCGTTCCTCGGCTCATTGGGCGACCGTCATCCGACACGTGTCGTGGTCGTTCCCTGGGTCAGCGAGGAGAACGAACAACGCATCCTCGACGACATCCACGATATGGAAGACGATCGAGATTTCGATGTCGACGAGATCCAGTCGAACGCCGTCCCCGAAGAGCTCGAGTACGCGATTCGGCACTTCCTCCTGGCAAACCTGGGTGAGGATGAGCCAGCCTACGTCGTCGGCGCTACGGGATCAACCGACTCTAGCGAGTGGTTCCCCGGTGCCGGGTTCAAGACCGATGGGACTGGGCGTGAGACCTTCGAGTACGCCGGTAACAGCGTGTCCGAGCTACGTGATGAATGGCTCGAGAGCGATATCACGGGTTCGGTTAGCTACGGATCGATCTCCTACACCACCACTGACGGTACTGGCGGTCCGGGGGCATTCAACGAGATCGGATTGAGTAAGGTCCATGCCGACCTCCAGCTCGAACTAGGACAGTCACACGACACGGTCACCACGATTTTCGAGGCCTTCCCCGAATCGGCCGGGGATATCGATGTACTGATCGAGTTTGAGTGA
- a CDS encoding fumarylacetoacetate hydrolase family protein: MRLGQYQTTATDEPWCGVAIDDETVVNLPEAGAATGVHIENETSALLENWEWQRKAELAIEYAEETGVGVYDLADVEQTAPVTDPEKIVCVGLNYQDHAEEGDNPIPDEPVLFSKFPTTVTGPESTISWDPELTEQVDYEAELVVVIGEEARRVDQDEALDHVAGFMIGNDVSARDLQHGDGQWVRGKSLDSFAPTGPELVTKDEVSDPHDLEIWAAVNGERLQESSTSNLIFGIDELVSFCSRAFTLKPGDLLFTGTPPGVGVYREPPVLLEDGDDVTIGVEELGELRNSCEYD, encoded by the coding sequence ATGCGACTAGGACAATATCAGACGACGGCGACGGACGAACCGTGGTGTGGCGTAGCGATAGATGACGAGACAGTCGTCAACCTTCCGGAGGCAGGCGCTGCCACCGGCGTCCACATCGAAAACGAGACGAGCGCGCTCTTAGAGAACTGGGAGTGGCAACGGAAGGCCGAATTGGCGATCGAATACGCCGAGGAGACCGGTGTCGGCGTCTACGACCTCGCGGACGTCGAGCAGACTGCGCCGGTCACCGATCCGGAGAAGATCGTCTGTGTCGGACTCAACTATCAGGACCACGCCGAGGAGGGAGACAATCCGATCCCGGACGAGCCGGTGCTGTTCTCGAAGTTCCCCACGACCGTCACCGGGCCCGAGAGCACTATTTCCTGGGACCCGGAGCTGACCGAACAGGTCGACTACGAGGCCGAGCTGGTCGTGGTGATCGGCGAGGAAGCGCGACGCGTCGACCAGGACGAGGCACTCGACCACGTCGCCGGGTTCATGATCGGCAACGACGTCTCTGCCCGAGACCTTCAGCACGGCGACGGCCAGTGGGTCCGCGGGAAGAGCCTCGACTCGTTCGCCCCGACCGGGCCGGAGCTCGTGACGAAAGACGAGGTCTCCGACCCGCACGATCTCGAGATCTGGGCAGCGGTGAACGGTGAACGGTTACAGGAGTCGTCGACGTCGAACCTCATCTTCGGCATCGACGAGCTCGTGTCGTTCTGCAGTCGAGCGTTCACGCTGAAACCCGGCGACCTGCTCTTCACGGGGACGCCGCCGGGTGTCGGTGTGTATCGAGAGCCGCCGGTCCTGCTCGAGGACGGCGACGACGTGACTATCGGTGTCGAAGAGCTCGGAGAACTGCGGAACAGCTGCGAATACGACTGA
- a CDS encoding WD40/YVTN/BNR-like repeat-containing protein, which translates to MTLLIGTDDGLYRAEGVPFEPSDLEQVLDCEVVTAVKSWDHTEGVFVASSTGAYRSLDGGRTWEDLGVPLGDRFWHAGQSEVWSILATADDVLYAGTNDPYIFRSVDDGETWSELKGFRELPSRGHWESPIDPHYARLRALEVVPGRPEQLIAGVEAGGIHLSDDGGQTWTDRRDTIVDDVHQILPISEDVWLAATGYLDHDLENLGLGHAVGEGGLYRTTDAGDSWTRLDRGSDFSYIRRVFVHDGTVFFCGGEEAPPAWVNDDHEVALFESTNFGRDFERVSFPGEPHEVIETWDVYDGDVICGSGLFDVPDQRDDVAGRIMRRMDTGEYETVGRVPTNVSRIEVVNA; encoded by the coding sequence ATGACACTGTTAATCGGGACAGATGACGGTCTATACCGAGCTGAAGGTGTGCCGTTCGAACCCAGTGACCTCGAACAGGTCCTCGACTGTGAGGTCGTGACCGCCGTCAAGTCGTGGGATCACACAGAGGGCGTGTTCGTCGCGTCGTCGACGGGTGCGTATCGCTCGCTGGACGGGGGCCGGACGTGGGAGGACCTCGGCGTTCCGCTCGGCGACCGCTTCTGGCACGCCGGGCAAAGCGAGGTGTGGTCGATTCTCGCGACCGCTGATGACGTGCTCTACGCCGGAACGAACGACCCGTACATCTTCAGGTCCGTCGACGACGGCGAGACGTGGTCTGAGCTGAAGGGGTTCCGCGAACTCCCGTCTCGCGGTCACTGGGAATCACCGATCGACCCACACTACGCTCGGCTCCGAGCCCTCGAGGTCGTTCCGGGGCGGCCGGAGCAGTTGATCGCCGGCGTCGAAGCGGGCGGCATCCATCTGAGCGACGACGGCGGCCAGACGTGGACCGACCGGCGCGACACCATCGTCGACGACGTCCATCAAATCCTCCCGATCTCCGAGGACGTCTGGCTCGCGGCCACCGGCTATCTCGACCACGATCTGGAGAACCTCGGCCTCGGCCACGCTGTCGGCGAAGGCGGACTCTACCGGACGACCGACGCCGGCGACTCCTGGACGCGGCTCGACCGCGGCAGCGACTTCTCGTACATCCGACGCGTCTTCGTCCACGACGGGACCGTGTTCTTCTGCGGTGGCGAGGAGGCACCCCCGGCATGGGTCAACGACGACCACGAGGTGGCGCTGTTCGAGTCGACGAACTTCGGTCGGGACTTCGAACGCGTCTCGTTCCCGGGTGAACCCCACGAGGTCATCGAAACGTGGGACGTCTACGACGGGGACGTGATCTGTGGCTCCGGACTCTTCGACGTCCCAGACCAGCGCGACGACGTAGCGGGACGGATCATGCGTCGGATGGACACAGGTGAGTACGAGACGGTCGGCCGGGTCCCGACGAACGTCAGTCGGATCGAGGTGGTGAACGCATGA
- a CDS encoding Zn-ribbon domain-containing OB-fold protein, with the protein MSGELAPPTNSLSVDRAFVCDDCGHCWYYDRHRCSECAGQSFSTYELDTGEVIAKTTVEMTPPDIRSPNYLGLARFDGVQVIAQLADDAVSVGDTVEFAGEHQLRAEQRTEKPRLTAVEGQAD; encoded by the coding sequence ATGAGCGGGGAACTGGCACCGCCGACGAACTCGCTCAGCGTCGATCGGGCGTTCGTCTGTGACGACTGCGGACACTGCTGGTACTACGACCGCCATCGGTGTTCCGAGTGTGCCGGGCAGTCGTTTTCGACGTATGAACTCGACACCGGAGAAGTGATCGCGAAGACGACCGTCGAGATGACACCACCGGACATCCGGTCACCGAACTACCTCGGACTCGCCCGGTTCGACGGGGTACAGGTGATCGCCCAGCTGGCCGACGACGCAGTGAGTGTGGGCGATACGGTCGAGTTCGCCGGCGAGCATCAGCTTCGAGCGGAACAGCGCACTGAGAAGCCCCGCCTCACAGCGGTCGAGGGTCAAGCCGATTGA
- a CDS encoding restriction endonuclease: MDTGAAMSSILQILQQLDGHEFEHFIADLWSRRGWSTEVTAQSGDKGIDVIATKAFPYPKKSLIQTKRYRDGNSVSGPELQKYASLKQRENVDEVVIITTSGFTNQAEVIADDFNIKLIDGGTLQRLVGEMSAEDLVATYADGTEITDRSYTETISAFESTPPTTIVAECDLFRAELVGYEWVTSSDPAVRKPSEFDGPFFAFEFTNLVDYDLSLHPWEDFTVYDDRGRTYTQAMRFSRNSYFPGDWQVKQPIIPAARNAKFAFYVDGVAGEVSNIRFRNNTHLLLDDYDRESDEFSTADLLRKVEWMMYLSEERKAEISDLPPELAAAVT; the protein is encoded by the coding sequence ATGGATACGGGAGCAGCGATGTCTTCTATTTTGCAGATCCTCCAGCAGTTGGACGGTCACGAGTTCGAGCACTTCATCGCTGATCTCTGGTCTCGCCGCGGCTGGTCCACCGAAGTAACGGCCCAATCGGGCGACAAAGGGATCGACGTTATCGCCACGAAAGCGTTCCCGTATCCGAAGAAGAGCCTCATCCAGACGAAACGATATCGCGATGGTAACTCCGTCTCCGGCCCCGAGTTACAGAAATACGCGTCGCTGAAGCAGCGGGAGAACGTCGACGAAGTCGTCATCATCACGACGAGCGGATTCACGAACCAGGCCGAAGTCATCGCCGACGATTTCAACATCAAGTTGATAGATGGGGGAACGCTGCAGCGATTAGTCGGAGAGATGTCCGCCGAAGACCTCGTCGCGACCTACGCGGACGGGACCGAAATCACGGATCGTTCGTACACCGAAACCATCAGCGCATTCGAATCAACGCCGCCGACGACTATCGTCGCCGAATGTGACCTCTTCAGAGCGGAGCTCGTCGGATACGAGTGGGTGACGTCGTCGGATCCGGCCGTAAGAAAACCGAGCGAATTCGACGGACCGTTCTTCGCGTTCGAATTCACGAACCTCGTCGATTACGATCTCTCCCTGCACCCCTGGGAGGATTTCACCGTCTACGACGACCGCGGCCGGACGTACACCCAAGCGATGCGATTCTCGAGGAACAGCTATTTTCCGGGCGACTGGCAGGTCAAACAGCCTATAATTCCAGCTGCGAGGAACGCCAAATTCGCGTTCTACGTCGACGGCGTCGCGGGCGAGGTCTCCAACATCCGATTTCGAAACAATACGCACCTGCTGCTCGACGATTACGACCGGGAATCGGACGAGTTTTCCACGGCGGACTTACTGCGGAAGGTAGAGTGGATGATGTACCTCTCCGAAGAACGGAAGGCGGAGATCTCGGACCTCCCACCGGAACTGGCGGCAGCCGTTACGTGA
- a CDS encoding amidohydrolase family protein: protein MSRTIIQHGTVVSLDPEIGQLDEADVLIEDGEIVEIGHGLSPSNAEVIDAEDHIVVPGFVDSHIHLAQTQVRGIAGDWSLMGEYFDDMLGNLTGLYQPEDMYLGGLFGALEKLYTGTTTALDWSYPNSLEHGERAVDALKDTGIRAVYTYGPPGDDAAKWWYDSDVGLPEGKIRELHEEKIRDDDLLSLALGLRGPDFCTDETARSDLELARDLGVLSTIHMGAALWPSSVYGDDYQGFGALHDMLGPDVNVAHGNHFAQEDIDHAVEQGVSFSSTPEVEMQMGHGIPVTGKVLEAGGRPAWGVDVCSNISGDMGSQMRIGMQLQRMFDNQEILESDEEVGEVSISARDTLEMATIEGAKALNMEDEIGTLTPGKRADIVLIDTNDFMTAPSHSPIETVVFQSDPSHIETVLVDGEPVKHDGELLNPKVNEEFERFVESGQRLIDEAGLEL, encoded by the coding sequence ATGTCACGAACGATCATACAACACGGAACTGTCGTTTCCCTCGATCCAGAGATCGGACAACTGGACGAGGCCGACGTTCTGATCGAAGACGGAGAGATAGTCGAGATCGGCCACGGACTCTCTCCATCGAACGCCGAGGTCATCGACGCGGAAGACCACATCGTCGTTCCCGGCTTCGTCGACTCGCACATCCATCTCGCACAGACCCAGGTACGGGGAATCGCCGGGGACTGGTCGCTCATGGGCGAATACTTCGATGATATGCTCGGCAATCTCACCGGGCTCTACCAGCCCGAAGACATGTACCTCGGCGGCCTCTTCGGCGCGCTGGAGAAGCTCTATACGGGAACGACCACGGCCTTGGACTGGTCGTACCCCAACTCGCTCGAACACGGCGAGCGGGCCGTCGACGCGCTGAAGGATACCGGGATACGAGCGGTGTACACCTACGGCCCGCCGGGTGACGACGCGGCGAAGTGGTGGTACGACAGCGACGTCGGCCTCCCCGAAGGGAAGATCCGCGAGCTCCACGAGGAGAAGATCCGCGACGACGACCTGCTCAGCTTAGCTCTCGGGCTCCGAGGACCGGATTTCTGTACCGATGAAACCGCCCGCAGCGACTTGGAACTGGCACGAGATCTGGGAGTCCTCAGTACTATCCACATGGGTGCCGCGCTGTGGCCGTCGTCGGTGTACGGCGACGACTACCAGGGCTTCGGGGCCCTCCACGACATGCTCGGCCCCGACGTTAACGTCGCCCACGGGAACCACTTCGCCCAGGAAGATATCGACCACGCCGTCGAGCAGGGCGTCTCCTTCTCGTCGACCCCGGAGGTCGAGATGCAGATGGGCCACGGTATCCCCGTCACCGGAAAGGTGCTCGAAGCGGGCGGACGCCCGGCGTGGGGCGTCGACGTCTGTTCGAACATCAGCGGCGACATGGGCAGCCAGATGCGGATCGGGATGCAGCTCCAGCGGATGTTCGACAACCAGGAGATCCTCGAGAGCGACGAGGAGGTCGGCGAAGTCAGCATTTCGGCGCGAGATACCCTCGAAATGGCGACGATCGAGGGGGCGAAGGCACTGAACATGGAGGACGAGATCGGGACACTCACGCCGGGCAAACGCGCAGACATCGTGCTGATCGACACCAACGACTTCATGACGGCGCCGTCGCACTCTCCGATCGAGACCGTGGTGTTCCAGTCCGATCCGTCCCACATCGAGACGGTGCTCGTAGACGGCGAACCGGTCAAGCACGACGGCGAACTCCTGAACCCGAAGGTGAACGAGGAGTTCGAACGGTTCGTGGAATCCGGACAGCGCCTGATCGACGAAGCCGGGCTGGAGCTGTGA
- a CDS encoding TatD family hydrolase: MTSSHPTKRPTDAAHLDNSDVDLPPELLNLPWIDIHNHAHTLSWEDRERYALAGCRSMMMVASGYHWTPYKPVEADDIRFLWDDAINRRAAIQRNHFFEAKLGLGIHTGVRIENPDELLDALNAYCELDEVIAIGETGVTPSQHVSRWDVDQQQAIVQGQMELADEHDLPVLLHTPNQSTDSKRSYRDGIGIPGYEKNTGLGADPVIDSDNPALDSVKRDIEAMRDAGLADRQVVASHADGNNTEYLMENTDCYLSYTIGHSWLIGVTAADVANAIDEYGPERIMIDTDCANVLRTDPFALKRAIFELYRYGIDEAAIRKVVLENPRDVFDFDA, encoded by the coding sequence ATGACCTCATCACACCCGACAAAGCGACCGACAGACGCAGCGCATCTCGATAACTCCGACGTCGACTTGCCGCCGGAACTCCTCAATCTCCCGTGGATAGACATTCACAACCACGCGCACACGCTCTCGTGGGAGGACCGGGAGCGGTACGCGCTCGCCGGCTGTCGGTCGATGATGATGGTCGCTTCCGGCTATCACTGGACACCGTACAAGCCCGTCGAGGCCGACGATATCCGGTTCCTCTGGGACGACGCGATCAATCGACGCGCAGCAATCCAGCGCAATCATTTCTTCGAGGCCAAACTGGGCCTCGGGATTCACACGGGCGTCCGTATCGAGAACCCGGACGAACTTCTGGACGCGCTGAACGCGTACTGCGAACTCGACGAAGTGATCGCGATCGGCGAGACGGGCGTGACGCCCTCCCAGCACGTGAGTCGCTGGGACGTCGACCAGCAGCAGGCGATCGTTCAGGGACAGATGGAACTCGCCGACGAGCACGACCTGCCGGTCCTCCTGCACACGCCGAACCAGTCTACCGACTCGAAGCGATCGTACCGTGACGGGATCGGGATTCCGGGATACGAAAAGAACACCGGCCTCGGCGCCGATCCCGTCATCGACAGTGATAACCCCGCGCTCGATTCGGTCAAGCGGGATATCGAAGCGATGCGTGACGCCGGTCTAGCCGACCGACAGGTAGTCGCCTCTCACGCCGACGGGAACAATACTGAGTATCTGATGGAGAATACAGACTGCTATCTGAGCTACACCATCGGACACTCGTGGCTCATCGGTGTGACTGCGGCCGACGTGGCGAACGCTATCGACGAGTACGGTCCGGAGCGGATCATGATCGACACGGACTGTGCGAACGTCCTCAGAACGGACCCCTTCGCGCTGAAGCGAGCGATCTTCGAACTGTATCGCTACGGAATCGACGAAGCGGCAATCCGAAAAGTCGTCCTCGAGAACCCGCGCGACGTCTTCGACTTCGACGCCTGA
- a CDS encoding CPBP family intramembrane glutamic endopeptidase — translation MALVLISDSLDVSPIALAPAYMFSPMVAGLAVCLSRDIRLSDVGLRRGRLRWLAIAAVVALPLIGLTLAFALAVPGVDFDPTATPIPGFELPPGLLGVAVAVGLALVLGATVNAIFAFGEEFGWRGYLLWELAPWGFWKASFAIGALWGIWHTPVIVAGYNYPSFPYIGVLAMTVACLSFSPVYTYVVVRAKSVLAAALLHGVFNGSAGLVVVYATADGAALEELVASPVGAAGVLAFGVAAIAIAVLDTPTLSRKSFSGYRAS, via the coding sequence GTGGCACTCGTCCTTATCTCAGACAGTCTGGACGTGAGCCCGATTGCACTCGCACCGGCCTACATGTTCTCACCGATGGTCGCTGGCCTTGCAGTCTGCCTCTCCCGGGACATCCGACTGTCGGATGTCGGGCTTCGACGGGGCCGGCTCCGATGGCTTGCCATAGCGGCCGTGGTCGCGCTGCCACTCATCGGTCTGACCCTCGCATTCGCCCTCGCAGTCCCCGGGGTGGACTTCGATCCGACCGCCACCCCGATTCCGGGTTTCGAACTACCGCCGGGCCTCCTCGGCGTCGCGGTAGCGGTCGGACTCGCACTTGTTCTCGGGGCCACGGTCAACGCGATCTTTGCGTTCGGAGAGGAGTTCGGCTGGCGCGGCTACCTCCTGTGGGAACTCGCACCGTGGGGTTTCTGGAAGGCGTCGTTCGCGATCGGTGCGCTGTGGGGCATCTGGCATACGCCCGTGATCGTCGCCGGGTACAACTACCCATCGTTCCCCTATATCGGTGTTCTCGCCATGACGGTCGCGTGTCTCTCCTTTTCGCCGGTCTACACCTACGTCGTCGTGCGTGCGAAGTCCGTGCTCGCCGCAGCGCTTCTCCATGGTGTGTTCAACGGGTCGGCTGGTCTCGTCGTCGTGTACGCGACCGCGGATGGGGCGGCTCTCGAGGAGCTGGTCGCAAGCCCCGTGGGTGCTGCCGGCGTGCTCGCGTTCGGCGTTGCTGCGATTGCCATCGCAGTTCTCGATACGCCGACACTGTCCCGGAAATCGTTCTCCGGATACCGTGCGTCGTAG